One genomic window of Halovivax cerinus includes the following:
- a CDS encoding dihydrofolate reductase yields the protein MTNSDTPPRDGDGAPTIETELELVAIVAVAENGVIGVDGGMPWHIPEDMAHFKRETTGHPVIMGRVTYESIVAGLGEPLPDRTSIVLTSRDLETPEDVVVVDGIEAAVRAAERADRDRHDRSGRAYVAGGASVYEQFLPAVDRLVVTEVDRSPDGDAFFPEIDPAVWREIARDERDAVTFLEYERTRSGS from the coding sequence ATGACGAACTCCGATACGCCACCGCGTGACGGGGATGGGGCTCCCACGATCGAGACGGAGCTGGAACTGGTCGCGATCGTCGCCGTGGCCGAAAACGGCGTCATCGGCGTCGACGGTGGGATGCCCTGGCACATTCCCGAGGACATGGCACACTTCAAACGGGAGACGACTGGGCATCCGGTCATCATGGGCCGGGTAACGTACGAGAGCATCGTCGCGGGACTCGGCGAGCCGTTGCCCGATCGCACCTCGATCGTCCTCACCTCCCGGGACCTGGAGACGCCCGAGGACGTGGTGGTCGTCGACGGGATCGAGGCGGCCGTCCGTGCCGCAGAACGTGCCGATCGCGATCGTCACGACAGATCGGGGCGCGCCTACGTCGCCGGCGGCGCGTCCGTCTACGAGCAGTTCCTCCCGGCCGTCGATCGCCTCGTCGTCACCGAAGTCGATCGATCGCCTGACGGCGACGCGTTCTTCCCGGAGATCGACCCGGCCGTCTGGCGGGAGATCGCCCGCGACGAGCGCGATGCGGTGACGTTTCTTGAGTACGAGCGCACGCGTTCTGGATCGTAG
- a CDS encoding magnesium transporter yields MSVRSEAWTIYRQAVPILLVSLLGGLFAGLVLEDMVPRVADFPGLLVMIPVFLATRGNVYGALGGRISSGLHQGVIEPRFARDDRLVNAVVASLVNAIGISIVIAVLTWVVLRGLGRDVAALYELVAIMLISGVLTAVVLVAGLLGVIFVGFERGYDPDNLVGPVVTTIGDIFGMLFLLFAVVAVEVLVP; encoded by the coding sequence ATGTCCGTTCGGTCGGAGGCCTGGACGATCTATCGCCAGGCGGTACCGATCCTCCTCGTCTCGCTGCTCGGCGGTCTCTTCGCCGGTCTCGTCCTAGAAGACATGGTGCCGAGAGTCGCGGACTTTCCCGGGTTACTCGTGATGATACCCGTGTTCCTCGCCACGCGCGGGAACGTCTACGGCGCACTCGGCGGTCGGATCTCGAGCGGCCTCCATCAAGGTGTGATCGAACCGCGGTTCGCTCGTGACGACAGACTGGTCAACGCGGTCGTCGCCTCGCTCGTCAACGCGATCGGCATCTCGATCGTCATCGCCGTGCTCACGTGGGTCGTCCTCCGCGGGCTCGGTCGCGACGTCGCCGCCCTGTACGAACTCGTCGCGATCATGCTCATCTCGGGCGTGCTGACCGCCGTCGTCCTCGTCGCCGGCCTCCTGGGCGTCATCTTCGTCGGCTTCGAACGCGGGTACGATCCCGACAACCTCGTCGGCCCCGTCGTGACGACCATCGGTGACATCTTCGGCATGCTCTTTCTCCTCTTCGCGGTGGTCGCCGTGGAGGTGCTCGTCCCGTGA
- the thyA gene encoding thymidylate synthase gives MQQYLDLVDDVLSDGTYKPNRTGVDTISRFSRHYEVDLQEGYPLLTTKQMDGYRWNSMIHEVCWYLSGEEHIRTLREETKIWDAWADDEGRLDTAYGRFWRRFPVPDESSQLAGESWPDEAHRWVTEEADGRRTFDQLQYVIDTLSDSPNSRRLVVNAWHPANAAVSTLPPCHYTFVFNVQGDRLNCHLTQRSGDVALGVPFNVAAYSLLTKVIAKQTGFEPGTFGHTIVDAHVYCGAGERGEWYADTLDALQDRLADVGEREEYRDVREWVEANAPPEAEGDENMDHVPGLLEQCAREPLSRPTLSVGDVSIDDITAADVELRDYESHDGLTFGVAE, from the coding sequence ATGCAACAGTACCTGGACCTCGTCGACGACGTCCTCTCCGACGGGACGTACAAGCCCAACCGGACGGGCGTCGACACCATCTCGCGCTTCAGCCGTCACTACGAGGTCGACCTGCAGGAGGGCTATCCGCTCCTGACGACCAAACAGATGGACGGCTACCGCTGGAACTCGATGATCCACGAGGTCTGCTGGTACCTATCGGGCGAAGAACACATTCGGACCCTGCGAGAGGAGACGAAGATCTGGGACGCCTGGGCCGACGACGAGGGCCGACTGGACACGGCGTACGGCCGATTCTGGCGACGGTTTCCGGTCCCGGACGAATCGTCCCAGCTCGCGGGCGAGTCCTGGCCCGACGAGGCCCACCGCTGGGTGACCGAGGAGGCCGACGGTCGGCGGACGTTCGACCAGCTGCAGTACGTGATCGACACCCTCTCTGACAGCCCAAACTCGCGACGCCTCGTCGTGAACGCCTGGCACCCGGCGAACGCGGCCGTCTCGACGCTGCCGCCGTGTCACTACACGTTCGTCTTCAACGTCCAGGGCGATCGGTTGAACTGCCACCTGACCCAGCGCTCTGGCGACGTCGCGCTCGGCGTTCCGTTCAACGTCGCCGCCTACTCACTGCTCACGAAAGTGATCGCCAAACAGACCGGATTCGAACCCGGTACCTTCGGTCACACGATCGTCGACGCACACGTCTACTGCGGCGCGGGCGAGCGCGGCGAGTGGTACGCAGACACCCTCGACGCGCTGCAAGACCGACTGGCCGACGTCGGCGAGCGCGAGGAGTACCGGGACGTTCGCGAGTGGGTCGAAGCGAACGCGCCGCCAGAGGCCGAGGGCGACGAAAACATGGACCACGTTCCGGGGTTACTGGAGCAGTGTGCCCGGGAACCCCTCTCGCGCCCGACGCTCTCGGTAGGCGACGTCTCCATCGACGACATCACTGCGGCCGACGTCGAACTTCGCGACTACGAGAGCCACGACGGACTCACCTTCGGCGTGGCGGAGTGA
- a CDS encoding ribonuclease H-like domain-containing protein, producing MTGDVGARVLALPTEMAATRESAALTDVRSHADPDLVLLPGPGRRPQAAARARQYFDVPIVHPPLGDAGGTVSEHEVGSTRLIAVQRATALSTAAATVERLESNATDGPAIFVCDDIGVTVDRTTLGASLDHADALVDCVPGDRRLGTVLTGRLPATYDRCWVLDRDGGVRAVREPAELGSDEHSTPDASAVWLRIRGVGSIDDYGDSGTVVTMDLAPGTSSERDGASDDGDPGDPWPIRSVEPIGADTFGIRAVAGVGAKTAGALDERGIRSKADLLETPVSELAVLSGIGETAAHRMHQHARVLETGEPCRVTAEPLPGESDADPPLCLDIETDGLSPTIIWQIGVYDPATDDHHAFVERTDPSEPGTVIESVVEWLVGTHPDRTLLTWNGWQFDYKHLGSFVERYVPAYCEAWDSIAKRDLYGWAVTDGNAVLPGRTNKLEDVADALGYAGSGTGLDGATTAAAYSQFVRTGEPLDWDRHERYCENDCRALWTVYEALADTPISGASAAATPSGQTGLGDF from the coding sequence ATGACTGGCGACGTCGGTGCGCGAGTGCTCGCGCTTCCCACCGAGATGGCGGCGACGCGGGAGTCAGCGGCCCTAACCGACGTCCGATCGCACGCCGACCCCGATCTCGTCTTGCTCCCGGGCCCGGGTCGCCGACCGCAAGCCGCCGCCCGGGCGCGACAGTACTTCGACGTCCCAATCGTCCACCCGCCCCTCGGCGACGCCGGCGGCACCGTCTCGGAACACGAAGTCGGTAGCACTCGACTGATCGCCGTCCAGCGCGCGACGGCGCTGTCGACGGCGGCCGCCACCGTGGAGCGGCTCGAATCGAACGCGACCGACGGACCCGCGATTTTCGTCTGCGACGACATCGGTGTGACGGTCGATCGAACCACGCTCGGCGCGTCGCTCGATCACGCCGACGCCCTCGTCGACTGCGTCCCCGGCGATCGACGTCTGGGGACGGTCCTCACCGGTCGCCTGCCTGCAACCTACGATCGGTGCTGGGTGCTCGATCGGGACGGCGGCGTCCGCGCCGTCCGCGAACCGGCGGAACTCGGGTCGGACGAGCACTCGACGCCGGACGCGTCCGCCGTCTGGCTCCGAATTCGAGGCGTCGGCTCGATCGACGACTACGGCGATAGCGGGACCGTCGTCACGATGGATCTCGCACCCGGTACGTCGTCGGAACGCGACGGTGCGAGCGACGACGGTGACCCCGGCGACCCCTGGCCGATCCGGAGCGTCGAACCGATCGGCGCGGACACATTCGGAATCCGGGCCGTCGCGGGCGTAGGTGCGAAGACGGCAGGGGCACTGGACGAGCGGGGTATTCGAAGCAAAGCCGACCTCCTCGAGACGCCGGTGTCCGAACTGGCTGTCCTCTCAGGAATCGGCGAAACCGCCGCCCACCGGATGCATCAGCACGCCCGCGTACTCGAAACCGGCGAGCCCTGTCGGGTGACGGCGGAGCCGCTTCCCGGGGAATCCGACGCCGACCCCCCGCTGTGCCTGGACATCGAGACCGACGGCCTCTCGCCGACGATCATCTGGCAGATCGGCGTGTACGACCCTGCGACCGACGACCATCACGCGTTCGTTGAGCGGACCGACCCATCGGAGCCGGGAACCGTGATCGAATCCGTCGTCGAGTGGCTCGTCGGAACGCACCCTGACCGGACGCTGCTCACGTGGAACGGCTGGCAGTTCGATTACAAACACCTCGGGTCCTTCGTCGAGCGATACGTTCCCGCCTACTGCGAAGCCTGGGACTCGATCGCGAAGCGCGACCTCTACGGGTGGGCCGTTACCGACGGGAACGCCGTGCTCCCCGGCCGGACGAACAAACTGGAAGACGTCGCCGACGCGCTGGGGTACGCAGGTTCGGGGACCGGTCTCGACGGGGCGACCACCGCAGCCGCGTACTCGCAGTTCGTCCGGACCGGAGAGCCACTCGACTGGGACCGTCACGAACGGTACTGCGAGAACGATTGTCGCGCACTGTGGACCGTCTACGAGGCGCTGGCCGACACGCCGATTTCAGGTGCGTCTGCAGCCGCGACGCCGTCCGGCCAGACTGGACTCGGTGACTTTTGA
- the purD gene encoding phosphoribosylamine--glycine ligase has translation MREIVLLIGGGGREHAIARSLADSEVDLYACASNRNPGIAAVANGFETLDPTDTDAVVEYAASVDATIAVVGPEAPLAEGVADALERAGVYAFGPRQADARIETDKSFQREFMAENEIPGCPDFETFTDTEAACAFVDEYDGDLAIKPAGLTGGKGVKVIGDQVTPEEGTAYIRDSDYDELVLEERLVGEEFTVQAFVANGSVRTTPAVQDHKRAYEGDEGPNTGGMGSYSAAGRTLPFMDDDDYDRAVEIIEATVDALDDYKGILYGQFMLTADGPKVIEFNARFGDPEAMNTLPVLETDFLDVVTAARNGEALPALTFSEQATVCKYAVPEGYPTDPQAGALVEITEENAGDAQLYYASVDERDDGIYTTTSRSFAVVGLAESIAEAESIAEDALAVAGEEGLHIRHDIGTQELVQRRIDHMAELRGE, from the coding sequence ATGCGAGAGATCGTGCTCCTCATCGGTGGCGGCGGTCGCGAACACGCCATCGCCCGCAGCCTCGCCGACAGCGAGGTCGACCTGTACGCGTGTGCGAGCAACCGGAATCCGGGTATCGCGGCGGTCGCGAACGGGTTCGAGACGCTCGATCCGACCGACACGGACGCCGTCGTCGAGTACGCAGCGTCCGTCGACGCGACGATCGCAGTCGTGGGCCCCGAAGCACCCCTCGCCGAGGGCGTCGCGGACGCCCTCGAACGCGCGGGCGTCTACGCGTTCGGCCCGAGACAGGCCGACGCCCGGATAGAGACGGACAAGTCCTTCCAGCGAGAGTTCATGGCCGAAAACGAGATTCCGGGCTGTCCGGACTTCGAGACGTTCACCGATACCGAGGCGGCGTGCGCGTTCGTCGACGAGTACGACGGCGACCTCGCGATCAAGCCCGCCGGTCTGACGGGTGGCAAGGGCGTGAAGGTCATCGGCGACCAGGTCACCCCGGAGGAAGGAACGGCGTACATTCGCGACTCCGACTACGACGAACTCGTCCTCGAAGAGCGCCTCGTCGGCGAGGAGTTCACCGTACAGGCGTTCGTCGCGAACGGATCGGTCCGGACGACACCCGCTGTGCAGGATCACAAACGCGCCTACGAGGGCGACGAAGGGCCAAACACAGGCGGTATGGGGAGTTACTCGGCGGCCGGACGAACCCTCCCGTTCATGGACGACGATGACTACGACCGTGCCGTCGAGATCATCGAGGCGACCGTCGACGCGCTAGACGACTACAAGGGTATCCTCTACGGTCAGTTCATGCTCACCGCCGACGGGCCGAAGGTGATCGAGTTCAACGCTCGGTTCGGCGACCCGGAGGCGATGAACACGCTGCCGGTCCTCGAAACTGATTTCCTGGACGTCGTTACGGCCGCTCGTAACGGCGAGGCGCTTCCGGCACTCACCTTCTCCGAACAGGCCACGGTCTGTAAGTACGCCGTCCCCGAGGGGTATCCAACCGATCCACAGGCGGGTGCCCTGGTCGAGATAACTGAAGAGAACGCTGGCGACGCCCAGCTCTACTACGCCAGCGTCGACGAGCGCGACGACGGCATCTACACGACGACGTCGCGATCGTTCGCCGTCGTCGGACTGGCCGAGTCGATCGCCGAGGCCGAATCGATCGCCGAGGACGCGCTGGCCGTTGCCGGCGAGGAGGGCCTGCACATCCGTCACGACATCGGGACGCAGGAACTCGTTCAGCGACGAATCGACCATATGGCCGAACTACGCGGCGAGTGA
- a CDS encoding magnesium transporter: MFPLLVVLSAIVLWAGLTLEDAEALLAEYGLLAVMVPTIIGTGGNLGAILSSRLTTRFHLGMTDLDVRDPDLWANVIAIVALALTVFTLLGVGAFLVGLVIGSSLSLSALLAISIGSGLAIALLVVVFSFAATYGSYRLGVDPDDTTIPIITSLIDVFGVVIFIAVSSLVVGL; encoded by the coding sequence ATGTTTCCCCTGCTCGTCGTCCTCTCCGCGATCGTGCTCTGGGCGGGCCTCACGCTCGAAGACGCCGAGGCCCTCCTGGCCGAGTACGGCCTACTCGCCGTGATGGTGCCGACGATCATCGGAACCGGCGGCAATCTCGGAGCGATACTCAGTTCGCGGCTCACGACCCGGTTTCATCTCGGGATGACCGACCTCGACGTTCGCGATCCCGACCTCTGGGCGAACGTGATCGCCATCGTCGCCCTGGCGCTCACCGTCTTCACCCTCCTCGGCGTGGGTGCGTTCCTCGTGGGACTCGTGATCGGTTCGAGCCTCTCGCTGTCGGCACTGCTCGCCATCTCGATCGGGAGCGGACTCGCGATCGCACTCCTCGTCGTCGTGTTCAGCTTCGCGGCCACGTACGGTTCGTATCGACTCGGCGTCGACCCCGACGACACGACGATCCCGATCATCACCAGCCTGATCGACGTCTTCGGCGTGGTCATCTTCATCGCGGTGTCGTCGCTCGTCGTCGGGCTATGA
- a CDS encoding DEAD/DEAH box helicase, translating into MDGTDAPPTHDGELTANDVIETFPGDPGEATIVDVPAREASTVPARDVLRPRLAEALGHDLYSHQDAALRALARDENVCVATSTASGKTLVYGLAIARRYLDAGGPATTLDGVDRGSTALVVYPTKALSRDQERELNDLYETLGLDVTVRVYDGDTERGETRREIRETADVVITNFAGVNTYLHDHDRWAGFYGACDLVVIDESHTYTGVHGMHVAWTLRRLKRVLGYYGADPGYVLTSATIGNPDAHSRGLIDEPVTVVDDDGSPRGPRDLVLWNPPRASSEDGDAVPQTQAETGTETDDDAEHADRLPASVDAPRLFSHLTYHGAQTLLFTPSRKLAELSIERAGRARERWSGYYTDPERGTDLRAYHAGHARNTRHATEQGLKTGTIDGVASTNALELGLNIGAMDATVQLGYPGQRQAFWQQIGRAGRGTERALSVLAADHRTLDQYVVSNPTYLTESDVEDAVVDTENDAVFATHVRCAADELALDQTDADSFAERERLESAIELWRRAGQLSGRLETGVSYTGPPRPQSTVSMYATAGEEYAVRLADGVDARHDPEMEPLARERVFRDFHEGAVRFHEGRQYEVTDVVHEGAQPHVVVQPVDVDYYTRTNREVTVLDAEAERSREIGDFVLHHGTGTVLSYYGTYDQVRIEGGGKRRQNVPTGLPALPMETQLCWIEVPNDVEVRLVDRYGDFAVPELDGELGESVHVGYAGGLHAAEHATIGVAPLELMVDKRDLGGLATLSLDAHLTAATPDPAGDDGSSDASIRTPDSIAAAEARIRSRADDLERPPASGWFIYDGVEGGLGFSRAIYEEFESIAERARALIAGCDCGRVDGCPACIMDDQCGNDNRPLHGEAAIDVLDALLGQTSTTSESTADEGTVNEDTADEVTPERGHRPTLFYS; encoded by the coding sequence ATGGACGGGACCGACGCACCGCCGACCCACGACGGCGAACTGACCGCCAATGACGTGATCGAGACGTTCCCGGGTGACCCGGGGGAGGCGACGATCGTCGACGTCCCAGCACGTGAGGCATCGACGGTACCCGCACGCGACGTCCTCCGTCCGCGCCTGGCCGAGGCACTGGGCCACGACCTCTACTCGCACCAGGACGCGGCGCTCCGGGCGCTCGCCCGTGACGAGAACGTCTGCGTCGCAACGAGCACGGCCTCTGGGAAGACGCTCGTGTACGGCCTGGCGATCGCTCGTCGCTACCTCGACGCGGGCGGACCCGCGACGACGCTAGACGGGGTGGATCGCGGATCGACTGCACTCGTCGTCTACCCGACGAAGGCCCTCTCCCGAGATCAGGAGCGGGAACTGAACGACCTCTACGAGACGCTCGGCTTGGACGTCACCGTCCGCGTCTACGACGGCGACACCGAACGGGGCGAGACGCGTCGCGAGATTCGAGAGACGGCCGACGTCGTGATCACCAACTTCGCGGGAGTGAACACCTACCTCCACGACCACGATCGCTGGGCGGGTTTCTACGGGGCCTGTGATCTCGTCGTGATCGACGAGTCCCACACCTACACCGGCGTGCACGGTATGCACGTCGCCTGGACGCTCCGCCGATTGAAGCGCGTCCTCGGGTACTACGGGGCCGACCCGGGATACGTCCTGACGAGTGCGACGATCGGCAATCCGGACGCACACTCACGGGGGCTGATCGACGAACCCGTCACTGTCGTCGACGACGACGGGTCGCCACGTGGTCCCCGGGACCTCGTCCTCTGGAATCCGCCGCGCGCATCGTCCGAGGACGGGGACGCCGTACCGCAGACCCAGGCCGAGACGGGAACCGAAACCGACGACGATGCGGAACACGCCGATCGGCTCCCCGCGTCCGTCGACGCCCCGCGGTTGTTCAGCCACCTCACCTATCACGGCGCCCAGACGCTGCTGTTCACCCCATCGCGAAAGCTCGCCGAACTCTCGATCGAGCGTGCCGGCCGCGCCAGAGAGCGGTGGTCTGGGTACTACACCGATCCCGAGCGCGGCACCGACCTGCGGGCCTATCACGCCGGCCACGCACGGAATACGCGCCACGCCACGGAACAGGGGTTGAAGACGGGAACCATAGATGGCGTCGCGTCGACGAATGCCCTCGAACTTGGGCTCAACATCGGCGCGATGGACGCGACCGTCCAGCTCGGCTACCCCGGTCAGCGCCAGGCGTTCTGGCAGCAGATCGGCCGTGCCGGCCGCGGAACCGAGCGCGCGCTCTCGGTGCTCGCCGCCGACCACCGAACCCTGGACCAGTACGTCGTCTCGAACCCGACCTACCTCACCGAGTCCGACGTCGAGGATGCCGTCGTCGACACGGAGAACGACGCCGTCTTCGCTACGCACGTCCGCTGTGCGGCGGACGAACTCGCGCTCGACCAGACCGACGCGGACTCCTTCGCCGAACGCGAGCGGCTCGAATCCGCCATCGAACTCTGGCGACGGGCGGGCCAGCTTTCCGGCCGACTCGAAACCGGCGTCTCCTACACCGGTCCACCACGACCGCAATCGACGGTGTCGATGTACGCGACGGCCGGCGAGGAGTACGCGGTTCGCCTCGCCGACGGCGTCGATGCCCGACACGACCCCGAGATGGAGCCACTCGCCCGCGAACGGGTCTTCCGGGATTTCCACGAGGGCGCCGTCCGGTTCCACGAGGGCCGTCAGTACGAGGTCACGGACGTCGTCCACGAGGGGGCCCAACCGCACGTCGTCGTGCAACCCGTCGACGTGGACTACTACACGCGGACGAACCGCGAGGTGACCGTCCTCGACGCCGAAGCCGAGCGCTCTCGCGAGATCGGCGACTTCGTCCTCCACCACGGTACCGGGACCGTCCTCTCGTACTACGGCACGTACGACCAGGTTCGAATCGAAGGCGGAGGGAAGCGTCGGCAGAACGTACCCACGGGGTTGCCGGCACTCCCGATGGAGACCCAGCTCTGCTGGATCGAAGTCCCGAACGACGTCGAGGTACGGCTCGTCGATCGGTACGGGGACTTCGCGGTGCCCGAACTCGACGGCGAACTCGGCGAGAGCGTGCACGTCGGGTACGCCGGCGGACTGCACGCCGCCGAACACGCGACCATCGGCGTCGCACCGCTCGAACTCATGGTCGACAAACGCGACCTCGGCGGCCTCGCTACCCTCTCGCTCGACGCCCACCTCACGGCCGCGACACCCGATCCCGCCGGCGACGACGGCTCGTCCGATGCGTCGATCAGGACGCCGGACTCGATCGCCGCGGCCGAGGCACGGATCCGCTCGCGGGCGGACGACCTGGAGCGACCACCGGCCAGCGGCTGGTTCATCTACGACGGCGTCGAAGGTGGACTCGGCTTCTCCCGGGCCATCTACGAGGAGTTCGAGTCTATCGCCGAGCGCGCACGGGCGTTGATCGCCGGATGCGATTGCGGGCGGGTCGACGGCTGTCCGGCCTGCATCATGGACGACCAGTGCGGAAACGACAACCGACCGCTGCACGGCGAGGCGGCCATCGACGTCCTCGACGCCCTGCTCGGGCAGACATCGACGACGTCGGAGTCCACCGCCGACGAGGGGACTGTGAACGAGGACACCGCGGACGAGGTGACCCCCGAACGGGGACACCGACCGACCCTGTTCTACTCCTGA
- a CDS encoding potassium channel family protein, with amino-acid sequence MDPFEGEISAGSIEYEPVSVKDVLVEMKDTAELLIDLSFSAILHQHHDLAREVLRLEERMDLLELRARMSLLMAARNPDDAERLAPVLGIVAATDQISDAAGDIAKILLEDAGLPEAMRTTLPEAIESLERAEVTADSAYAGRTLVDIDLESETGVRVIALRRGAEWLFDPGPETTVEAGDVAFLRGTETDLGPVVETLTGEPYELAEPESPEIADLERAIDTIVHMKNVSELAVDLAYSSVLFDSRPLAEEVRNLEIEVDALQSRFTAWALKAAGEAEDPVRIRGLMILASATEEISDAAIGISEGVLRELDVHPVVHLAVQESDEIITRIVVEPGSELVDADVIDGRLDADAGMSAIAIRRPEDGWLLIADADARLRAHDVLIAKGTRNAEESVQPLSES; translated from the coding sequence ATGGACCCGTTCGAGGGCGAGATCTCGGCCGGTTCGATCGAGTACGAGCCGGTCAGCGTGAAGGACGTCCTCGTCGAGATGAAGGACACGGCCGAGTTGCTGATCGACCTCTCCTTCTCTGCGATCCTCCACCAGCACCACGATCTCGCCCGGGAAGTCCTCCGGCTGGAAGAGCGGATGGATCTCCTCGAACTACGCGCCCGGATGAGTCTCCTGATGGCCGCCCGTAACCCGGACGACGCGGAGCGCCTCGCGCCGGTACTCGGGATCGTCGCCGCGACCGACCAGATAAGCGACGCGGCGGGCGACATCGCGAAGATCCTTCTGGAGGACGCTGGCCTCCCGGAGGCGATGCGGACGACCCTCCCGGAGGCGATCGAGTCGCTCGAACGCGCCGAGGTGACGGCCGACTCCGCGTACGCAGGTCGCACACTGGTCGACATCGACCTCGAATCCGAGACGGGCGTCCGCGTCATCGCGCTCCGGAGGGGTGCCGAGTGGCTCTTCGACCCCGGCCCCGAGACCACCGTCGAGGCTGGCGACGTGGCCTTCTTGCGCGGGACCGAGACGGATCTCGGACCCGTCGTCGAGACACTCACCGGCGAGCCGTACGAGCTGGCCGAGCCGGAGTCACCGGAGATCGCCGACCTCGAGCGGGCGATCGACACGATCGTTCACATGAAGAACGTGAGCGAACTCGCGGTCGACCTGGCCTACAGCAGCGTCCTCTTCGACAGCCGACCCCTGGCGGAAGAGGTGCGTAACCTCGAAATCGAGGTCGACGCGCTCCAGTCGCGCTTCACCGCGTGGGCGCTGAAGGCCGCGGGCGAAGCCGAGGATCCGGTTCGCATCCGCGGGCTGATGATCCTCGCGAGCGCCACCGAGGAGATCAGCGACGCGGCGATCGGCATCAGCGAAGGGGTCCTCCGCGAACTTGACGTCCACCCTGTCGTCCACCTGGCCGTTCAGGAGTCGGACGAGATCATCACCCGGATCGTCGTCGAACCCGGGAGCGAACTCGTCGACGCGGACGTGATCGACGGGCGCCTGGACGCGGACGCCGGCATGAGTGCCATCGCGATCCGCCGTCCGGAGGACGGGTGGTTGCTCATCGCCGACGCCGACGCGCGACTGCGCGCCCACGACGTCCTCATCGCGAAGGGAACGCGAAACGCCGAGGAGTCGGTCCAGCCACTCTCGGAATCCTGA